One segment of Desmodus rotundus isolate HL8 chromosome 6, HLdesRot8A.1, whole genome shotgun sequence DNA contains the following:
- the LOC128781252 gene encoding olfactory receptor-like protein OLF3, which translates to MGTDNQTWVREFILLGLSRDWVTQVSLFVLFMVMYLVTVLGNFLIVLLIRLDSRLHTPMYFFLTNLSLVDVSYATSIVPQMLVHFLAEEKVIPYVSCGAQLFFSLGLGGIEFVLLAVMAYDRYVAVCDPLRYLVIMHGGLCTRLAISSWVSGSVNSLMHTTITFQLPMCSNKVIDHISCEILAVVRLACVDTSSNEIAIMVSSIVLLMSPFCLVLLSYIKIIATILKIRSTEGRKKAFHTCASHLSVVVLCYGMAIVIYIQPRSGPSVLQEKLISLFYAILTPMLNPMIYSLRNKEVKGAWQKLLGQLSGLMAKMAT; encoded by the coding sequence ATGGGAACAGACAACCAGACGTGGGTGAGAGAGTTTATTCTCCTCGGCCTGTCTAGGGACTGGGTCACTCAGGTGTCTCTCTTTGTCCTGTTCATGGTCATGTACCTGGTGACAGTGCTGGGGAACTTCCTCATTGTTCTTCTGATCAGACTGGACAGCCGgctccacacgcccatgtacttCTTTCTCACCAACCTGTCCCTCGTCGACGTGTCTTATGCCACGAGCATCGTCCCCCAGATGCTGGTTCATTTCCTTGCTGAAGAGAAAGTGATCCCGTACGTGAGCTGTGGGGCGCAGTTATTTTTCTCCCTGGGATTGGGTGGGATTGAGTTTGTTCTCCTGGcagtgatggcctatgaccgctacgtGGCTGTGTGTGACCCCCTGCGGTACTTGGTCATCATGCATGGAGGGCTCTGTACAAGGCTGGCCATCAGCTCCTGGGTCAGTGGCTCTGTCAACTCTCTCATGCATACCACCATCACCTTTCAGCTGCCCATGTGCTCAAATAAGGTCATTGATCACATATCTTGTGAAATCCTAGCTGTGGTCAGACTGGCCTGTGTGGATACCTCCTCCAATGAGATTGCAATCATGGTTTCTAGCATTGTTCTGCTGATGTCCCCATTCTGCCTCGTTCTCTTGTCCTACATCAAGATCATTGCCACCATCCTAAAGATCAGGTCCACAGAGGGCAGAAAGAAAGCCTTCCACACCTGTGCCTCTCACCTCTCAGTGGTGGTCCTGTGCTATGGCATGGCTATTGTCATTTACATCCAACCCCGCTCTGGCCCCTCAGTCCTTCAGGAGAAGTTGATCTCTCTCTTTTATGCCATCTTGACGCCCATGCTGAACCCCATGATTTACAGTCTAAGGAATAAGGAGGTGAAGGGAGCCTGGCAGAAACTCTTAGGACAATTATCTGGACTAATGGCAAAAATGGCAACTTGA
- the LOC112308379 gene encoding olfactory receptor-like protein OLF3, with the protein MGTDNETWVREFILLGLSRDWVTQVSLFVLFMVMYLVTVLGNFLIVLLIRLDSRLHTPMYFFLTNLSLVDVSYATSIVPQMLVHFLAEEKVIPYVSCGAQLFFSLGLGGIEFVLLAVMAYDRYVAVCDPLRYLVIMHGGLCTRLAISSWVSGSVNSLMQTVITFQLPMCSNKVIDHISCELLAVVRLACVDTSSNEIAIMVSSIVLLMSPFCLVLLSYIKIITAILKIRSTEGRKKAFHTCASHLSVVVLCYGMAIVTYIQPRSCPSVLQEKLISLFYAILTPMLNPMIYSLRNKEVKGAWQKLLGQLSGLTLKLET; encoded by the coding sequence ATGGGAACAGACAACGAGACGTGGGTGAGAGAGTTTATTCTCCTCGGCCTGTCCAGGGACTGGGTCACTCAGGTGTCTCTCTTTGTCCTGTTCATGGTCATGTACCTGGTGACAGTGTTGGGGAACTTCCTCATTGTTCTTCTGATCAGACTGGACAGCCGgctccacacgcccatgtacttCTTTCTCACCAACCTGTCCCTCGTCGACGTGTCTTATGCCACGAGCATCGTCCCCCAGATGCTGGTTCATTTCCTTGCTGAAGAGAAAGTGATCCCGTACGTGAGCTGTGGGGCGCAGTTATTTTTCTCCCTGGGATTGGGTGGGATTGAGTTTGTTCTCCTGGcggtgatggcctatgaccgctacgtGGCTGTGTGTGACCCCCTGCGGTACTTGGTCATCATGCATGGAGGGCTCTGTACTAGGCTGGCCATCAGCTCCTGGGTCAGTGGCTCTGTCAACTCTCTCATGCAGACTGTCATCACCTTTCAGCTGCCCATGTGCTCAAATAAGGTCATTGATCACATATCCTGTGAACTGCTAGCTGTGGTCAGACTGGCCTGTGTGGACACCTCCTCCAATGAGATTGCAATCATGGTTTCTAGCATTGTTCTGCTGATGTCCCCATTCTGCCTGGTTCTGTTGTCCTACATCAAGATCATCACGGCCATCCTAAAGATCAGGTCCACAGAGGGCAGAAAGAAAGCCTTCCACACCTGTGCCTCTCACCTCTCAGTGGTGGTCCTGTGCTATGGCATGGCTATTGTCACTTACATCCAGCCCCGCTCTTGCCCCTCAGTCCTTCAGGAGAAGCTGATCTCTCTGTTTTATGCCATTTTGACACCCATGCTGAATCCCATGATTTATAGTCTAAGGAATAAGGAGGTGAAGGGGGCTTGGCAGAAACTCTTAGGACAATTATCTGGATTAACGTTGAAACTAGAAACTTGA